GACGTTCACATCGTTCGTGTCCCCCATTGGGTGGACACGCGCCTGCCGGCGTTATTGGCTGGCATCCCTCACCGGGATTTGGGGGTTGACCGGGAAGAACTACGCCAAATTCTGGTGCGGCCCACGAGCAAACTGCTTTTTGTTAAGGACGACGACCAGGAAACACAAGAGCTGCTTAAAGCCGCCGCCTTTCGCGGGGCGACCCGGGGGACCAACGTACCGGGCCGCCATTTTTGGGTTTTCACCAGCGTTTACGATCATCCTCGGCCAAAGGATTAGGTGTCAGACCATTCTTTGTTCACGCTGACTTCCCAGACTGGGTTGATGTAGAGCTTCCAGACGTATTGCGGCCGCAGATTACCGGTTTTCATCTTTTGATGCGTGAACACGGCGATTGCTTGGCTCCCGATTTGTTCGGTACCCGCCGAAGGGCTTACCTTCACCGTGCGGAAGAAGGTGTCACAGCCTATCCTGTAGACGCCTGACGACGGGTTTTCCCAGTTCGACCATTTCACATCTGCGGTGAGACCAAAAGCAATTGTGTTCTTGATTTGGAGCTGCCGCAAGACTTGGGTTCCGTTTTCGTCCCTGGTTACCTGGAGGATACCGCCGGGGCCGGTACCTCCCGTGGGCCTAAAAAATACCCAAAGTGGCTGCTGGTGTTTGCTAACCAGTTGCGGCACCTCTTGCAGAAACGCTTTCACCTCTTGCGCCTGGGTTTGCAGTTCGTTTTTTTGAATAATTGCCAATACCTGCACCGTGACCACCAAGGCAATGAAAGCCAAGAGCGCCAGCACCGCCAGGAGCTCCACCAAAGAAAAACCACGGTGCTTCATGAGGACCTCCCCGCTTGCACCAGGCAAGCCACTGTTCATTGTAGTCCACTTGCTGCCAGCGCCAAGACCAAAGCCAACCATCCTACGGCCGCCACCTGGAGAAGGCGGTCGCGGAAAAGGGCTTCGGAAGGGTCCGCAAGCCCCCGCAGGGCGAGTGTGCGGTAACGCCAAAGGCCGGCCAAGGCCGGCAATAGCGACAGCAAAAACCAATGGGGCAATTGGTGGGCGGGACCTCGAGAAACAGTGTAGGCAAGGTAGCTCACGGCCGTGAGCACCAGCAAGGAATCGAGGGCAACTCGCAAAA
This region of Thermoanaerobaculum aquaticum genomic DNA includes:
- a CDS encoding prepilin-type N-terminal cleavage/methylation domain-containing protein, producing the protein MKHRGFSLVELLAVLALLAFIALVVTVQVLAIIQKNELQTQAQEVKAFLQEVPQLVSKHQQPLWVFFRPTGGTGPGGILQVTRDENGTQVLRQLQIKNTIAFGLTADVKWSNWENPSSGVYRIGCDTFFRTVKVSPSAGTEQIGSQAIAVFTHQKMKTGNLRPQYVWKLYINPVWEVSVNKEWSDT